In the genome of Microbacterium paraoxydans, the window TAGTCGCTCAGCGTGCACGTGATCGCGCTCGCCGTGACGGTGCAGGTGCCGACCACGGCTCCGTCGGGATCCCGCAGCGGGAACGTCGAGGAGACCCCGACGAAGCGGGGCGTCGTGGGAAAGGCGAGCGAGAAGGTGTCCCCCGGTTGCGCGCTGTCCGGAACGGCCCAGGTGGCCTCGAGTCGGAGCGTGTCGTACAGGTGGATGTCGCCTGTCGGTTCCACCACCCTCACCGCCGTGATGGCATCCAGCTCCGCCGCCTGCGCCGCCGGCGGCACCGCGAGTCCGACCAGGGCCAGGAGGGCGACGGCGCTGCTCACCGCGCCCCGGCTTCTCCTGCGTCGTCGCTCCGTTCTCTTCTCCTGTATGCGCACAGTCACCTCTCCTGTTCTTTCCGCGACATCCGGTCGTCGAGCCCGCCCGATTCGCCGACAGACTCTCACATGTGCGGATGATTACGCTACAGATGAGGACGTTTCGGTATCGCGCGATCCGCCCTGCACTCGAAGAGGGCCGCGAGCCGACGGGGCGCCCGCGGGCGGTAGGCTGTTCGAGTGGCTGCCTCCCCCACCAACCCCTATTCCGAAGCCGGCGTCGACACCGCAGCGGGTGACCTCGCCGTCGAACTGATGAAGTCGTCCGTGCGCGCGACGCACGGCCCCGAGGTGCTCGGCGGTGTCGGCGGTTTCGCCGGTCTGTTCGACGCCAGCGCCCTGCGCGACTTCCGGCGTCCGCTGCTCGCGACCAGCACCGACGGCGTCGGCACCAAGGTCGCCATCGCGCAGGCCATCGACAAGCACGACACGATCGGCCAGGACCTCGTCGGCATGGTCGTCGACGACATCGTCGTGGTGGGCGCGAAGCCGCTGTTCATGACCGACTACATCGCCTGCGGCAAGGTCGTTCCCCAGCGGATCGCGGACATCGTGCGCGGTATCGCCGAGGCGTGCGCCGCGACGGGCACCGCGCTCGTCGGCGGCGAGACGGCGGAGCACCCCGGTCTCCTGGGCCCTCGCGACTACGACGTCGCCGGCGCGGCGACGGGTGTGGTCGAGGCCGATGCCATCCTCGGCGCGGAGCGTGTGCAGGACGGTGATGCGGTCATCGCGGTCGCCTCCAGCGGCCTGCACTCCAACGGCTACTCGCTCGTGCGGCACATCATCACCCGTGCCGGGATCTCCTACGGCGACAACGCCGAGGACTTCGGCTCGACGTGGGGCGAGGCTCTGCTCGAGCCCACGCGCCTCTACACGCTGCCGCTGCTGCGCCTGATCGAGGCCTCCGGCGGCGTCCACGCGCTGAGCCACGTCACCGGCGGCGGCATCGCCGCCAACCTTGCGCGCGTGCTCCCCCGGGGAAGCTGGGTCGAGGTCGACCGCAGCACCTGGTCGCCGAGCCCGGTGTTCCGCGTGCTGAGCGACATCGCCGGTTCCACGCTGGAGTCCGCCGAGGGCACCTGGAACCTCGGCATCGGCTTCCTCGCCGTGGTGGCGGCGGACAGGAAGGACGCCGCGATCGCGGCGCTGAACGCCGAGGGCATGCCCTCCTGGCAGGTCGGCACGGTGGGCTTCGGCCCGCGTCCGGCCGGCGAATTCGAACAGGGCGCCAAGGGCGTCGATGGTGGAGCAGTGCGCCTCGTCGGCGCCTACGCGGACGGAGCGAAGTAAGAGCCCATGTGCGGCATCGTCGGAATGGTGGGCTCTGCCCCGGTCAATCAGGACATCTACGACGCCCTCCTGCTGCTGCAGCATCGCGGGCAGGACGCGACGGGCATCGCCACCGCCGAGGCGAACGGCGTCATGCACAACGCCAAGGCCCAGGGGATGGTGCGCGAGGCGTTCCGCACCCGCGACATGCGCGGACTGCTGGGCAACGTCGGTCTCGGCCACGTCCGCTACGCCACCAAGGGCACCGCGTCCAGTGAAGAGGAGATGCAGCCGTTCTATGTGAACGCGCCCTACGGCATCATCCTCATCCACAACGGCAACCTCACGAACACGCGTGAGCTCGCCGCCGACATGGCGCAGCGCGACCGCCGGCACCTGAACTCGTCGAGCGACACCGAGCTGCTGCTCAACGTGCTCGCCGGTGAGCTGCAGGCCACGACCTCCACGGTCGACCTCGACCCGGACCGGATCTTCGAGGCCGTCGCCCGCACGCATGACCGCATCGAGGGCGCGTACGCGGTGATCGCCGTCATCGCCAACTACGGCCTGCTCGCGTTCCGCGATCCGTTCGGCATCCGTCCGCTGATCCTGGGCCGCCGCCCGTCCACGGTCCCCGGAGCCGAGGGCAAGGACGAGTGGGTCGTGGCGAGCGAGTCCCTCGTGCTGGAGAACGGCGACTACGAGGTCGTGCGCGAGGTCGAGCCCGGCGAGGCCGTGTTCATCACGAACGAGGGCGAGCTGTTCACGAAGCAGTGCGCCACCGAGACGCACCTCGCGCCCTGCGCCTTCGAGTACGTCTACCTCGCTCGTCCGGACTCCGTCATGAACGGCATCTCGGTGTACGAGTCCCGCCTGCGGATGGGCGACAAGCTCGCCGACACGATCGCGAAGCACGTCCCGATGGACAAGATCGACGTGGTCATGCCGATCCCCGACTCGTCCCGTCCCGCGGCCATGGAGGTCGCCCGCAAGCTCGGCATCGAGTACCGCGAGGGCTTCTACAAGAACCGCTACGTCGGCCGCACCTTCATCATGCCGGGGCAGGCGGTGCGCAAGAAGAGCGTCCGTCAGAAGCTCAACGCCATGTCGACGGAGTTCCAGGGCAAGAACGTGCTGCTGATCGACGACTCCATCGTGCGGGGCACCACCTCGAAGGAGATCATCCAGATGGCCCGGGATGCCGGAGCCGCCTCGGTGACCTTCGCCTCCGCCGCCCCGCCCGTCCGACACCCGCACGTGTACGGCATCAACATGCCCTCGCGGCACGAGCTCATCGCCCACGGCCGCACGATCCCCGAGATCGCGGAGGAGCTGGGCTGCGACCACCTCGTGTACCAGGAGGTCGACGACCTGAAGGCCGCGATCACCGAGGGTTCCGTACTGGAAGACCTCGACATGAGCTGCTTCGACGGCCGCTACGTCACCGGCACCGTCACCGACGAGTACCTCGCCTGGGTGGAGGGGTCGCAGACCTCTTGATGTCCGGGTCCCTGAGCTCGCCGCAGGGCCGACCCCTCTGGCAGGGGCGCGCCCTCGCGTTGATCGGGATCGTGCTGGTCGCGTTCTCGCTGCGGTCGGCCGTCGCCTCGCTCTCTCCGGTCCTCGACCACGTCGCCCAGGACTTCCCGGTGGCCCCCGTGATCGTGGGGCTGATCGGTGCGGCTCCACCCGTCTGCTTCGCGCTGTTCGGGCTGCTGACCCCGCTGTTCGAGCGCCGGTTCGGGCTGGAGCGGATGGCAGTGGTGGCCATCGTGCTGATGGCGGCGGGCATGCTGCTGCGCGGCCTCGCCCCCGACTCGTGGAGTCTGCTCGCCGCGACCGCGGTCGTGTTCGCCGGCGTGGGGTCGGGCAACGTCCTGCTGCCACCGCTGGTCAAGAAGTACTTCGCCGACCGGCTCGGCGTCATGATGACCGCGTACTCCACGACGCTCGCGGTCTCGACCTTCCTCCCGCCGCTGGTCGCCGTCCCCGTCGCCGACTCGCTCGGCTGGCGGATCTCGCTCGGCATGTGGGGCGTGGTGGCCGCCCTCGCGCTCGTGCCCTGGGTGACGCTGCTGGTGCGCTCCCGCGGCGACGAGCGCGCGGTGCCGACGGAACTCCTGGTTCCTGACCCCACCGACGGCGTGGACGATGTGCGCGACGCGGTCGCCGCCTCGACCGGGCCGATCACGACGCAGTCGGCGAACCCCCGCGTCTTCGGCCGGCTCTGGCGGCTGCCGTTGGCGTGGGCGCTCGCCCTCGTGTTCGGCACGTCGTCGACCATGGCCTATGTCGCCTTCGCCTGGCTGCCCACCATCCTCGTCGACCTCGGTGGCGTGACCCCGGCGACCGCCGGCTTCCTGCTCTCGCTGTTCGCTCTCGTCGGGCTGCCCTGCTCCATGCTCGTGCCGGTGCTCGTCGTGCGGTTCCAGGCCACCCGCCCGCTCTTCTTCGTGGCCGTGGTCGCCGGTCTCGTCGGGCTCGGCGGCCTGCTGCTCTTCCCGACCGTCGCGCTGCCGCTGTGGGTCGCGATCTTCGGGCTCACCGCGATCATGTTCCCGCTGAGCCTCGTGCTCCTGAGCATCCGCGCCCGTACGCCGGAGAGCGCCGTCGCCCTCAGCGGCTTCGTGCAGAGCATCGGCTACGCGATCGCGGCGGTGTTCCCGCTCCTCGTCGGGCTCCTCCACGACACCAGCGGAGGGTGGCAGGTGCCGCTTCTCGTGGTGGCCGGGGTGCTGGTCGTCTCGGTGCCGGCGGGGATCATCGCGGGTCGCCGCCGCACGATCGAGGACGAGTGGGAGCGCCGCCACGGCCGCTGGTGACGATCGCCGTCAGCGCGCGACCCGCGGTGGGGCGGTCGAAGAGCGCACGATGAGCTGCGGGTCGGTGGAGGGCATCTCGCCGACCGGGTCGTGGCCCTCGATCTGGGTGATGAGCCGTAGCGCGGCGGCGCGGCCCATGGCCTCGAACGGCTGACGGACGGTGGTCAGGGCGGGGGAGGCGTAGGCGGCGAGGGCGATGTCGTCGACACTCACGACGGAGATGTCCTCCGGCACGCTGCGCCCCGCCTCGTGCAGGGCGCGGATGAGGCCGAACGCCATCTCGTCGCTGCTGACGAAGACCGCGGTCGCCTCGGGGATCGCGGCGATCGTGCGGCCTGCCCGGTACCCGGACTCCGGGGTCCAGTCCGCCGGGATCACGGGCGGCGGGACGATGCCGCGCTCGCGGAGCGTCTGCTCCCAGGCCTCGCTGCGCTGCTGCGTCTCCGTCCAGTAGTCGTCGCCGGAGACATGCCACACGGTCTCGTGGCCGAGGTCGAGGAGATGCTCCACGGCGAGGCGGGCGATCGCGCGCTGGTCGACCGCGAGCGGGGCGTCCTCCTCGAGGGAGGTGCGCTCACTCCGGGTGGCGGGCGTCCGTTCGGTACGCGCCCGCATCGCCGGCGTGTCCAGGGCGATCGGAACACCGAGGATGATGCCCTCCGCGCCCTGCCGCTCCAGGCGATCGAAGGCCTCGAGGAACGCGTCGTCCGAGGCGTGGTCGGCCACCGCCGCCGTGGTCACGGTGTAGCCGTTCGCCGCCGCGGCTTGCTGGATGCCGACGCCGAGCGCGGCGGAGGAGTAGCGATCGGTCGAGACCACGATCACGCCGAGCACACGGGTGCGGCCCGAGGCGAGCGACGCGGCGGCGGCGTGCACCCGGTAGCCGAGTTCCTCGACCGCGGCGAGAACCCGTCGTGCGGTCTCCGGGCGGACGTTGTCCTGTCCCGACATCACGCGCGAGACGGTCTGGGTGGAGACGCCGGCGAGGCGGGCGACGTCGACCTGGCTGGGGGCGCGGTCGTCTTTCGGACGGCGAGGGGACATGCCCCAATGGTAGCGATCCATCGGCGGAAAACCAGGGAGCGCGGACATCGGCGATGCGATAATGTGAACGCAAACAATTCAGCTGGGAGTGCAATGTCCGACCTTCTCGCCGCGGCTTCCGACGGCTTCTCCACCGCCGTCGCCGCGCCGACAGACGCCGCTGCCCCCGGCGCCCCCGCCCTGTCCTGGCGCGACGGGGAGATCCTCCGCGACGGTGCGCCGCACCGCATCCTGTCGGGCTCGATCCACTATTTCCGCGTGCACCCGGACCAGTGGGAGGACCGCCTGCGCCGGCTCGCCGCGATGGGCGCGAACACGGTCGACACCTACGTCGCCTGGAACTTCCACGAGCGGGTCGAGGGGGACATCCGTTTCGACGGCTGGCGGGACGTCGAGCGCTTCGTGCGGCTGGCCGGCGAGGTCGGCCTCGACGTCTTCCTCCGGCCGAGCCCCTATATCTGCGCGGAGTGGTCGAACGGCGGGCTGCCCTTCTGGCTCACCGGCCGGGTCTCGGCCCTGCGCACGAGCGATCCCGCATTCCTCGCCGCCGTCGACGCCTGGTACGACGCGCTGCTCCCGCGGCTCGTGCCCCTGCAGGCGGCGTACGGCGGGCCGATCGTGGCGATCCAGGTCGAGAACGAGTACGGATCGTTCGGCAGCGACGCCGCCTACCTCGCCCACCTCCGTGACGGACTCCGGCGACGGGGCATGGTGGAGATGCTGACGACGGCGGACGGGATCACCCCGGACATGATCGCGCACGGGAGCGTGCCGGGCGCGATGACGACGTTCACGTTCGGCACCGGGGTGCCGGTGGCGGCCTCGCTGCGTCGGCACGGGGAGGCGCTCATGTGCAGCGAGCTCTGGGGCGGCTGGTTCGACCACTGGGGGGAGCGGCACCATGTGCGGTCGGCGGACAGCATGGGCGGGACGATCCGCGACCTCCTCGACGAGGGCGGCTCGGTCAGCCTCTACATGGCGCACGGGGGCACCAACTTCGGCCTGTGGAACGGCGCGAACCACGACCTCGTGCTGCAGCCCACGGTGACGAGCTACGACTCCGACGCCCCGATCGGCGAGGACGGCACGCTCGGGGAGAAGTTCCATGCGCTTCGCGCGCTCTTCGCTCCCTTCCACGCGGACGCGCTGCCGCCGGTCCCCGACCAGCCGCGGCGGCAGTCCGCGGCCTCCGCGCCTCTGGAGCCGCGGGCGGGTCTGCTCGACGTGGTCCGGGCGACCCCTGCGGCGGGCGCGCTCTCGCCCCGTCCACTCACCTTCGAGCAGCTCGGGGCGGAGGACGGTCTCGTGGCCTATGAGGCCGACGTGTCGTTCCCCGAGGAGGCGACACTGACCATCGACGGCCTGCATGATCGCGCGGTCGTCTTCCTCGACGACCGCCGCCTCGGTGTGCTCGAACGGGACGGCGAGACGTCTCTCGCTCTGCCCGTGGACGGCGGCTCCGGTCGGCTGACGCTCGTCGTCGAGAGCCTCGGACGCATCAACTACGGGCCGTACACCGGCGAGGGCAAGGGCATCATGCGCGGGGTGATGATCGGCCGCCGCCTTGTGAACGGCTGGACGCATCGCCTCCTGCCGCAGACGGCACCGGCGGCGGACGCCGCCGGGTCGGGCGTAGCGGACGGCCTCGCCGTCGCCGGGTTCGATGTCGATGAACCGCTGGACGCGTGGCTCGCCTTCCCCGGTGGCGGCAAGGGCATGGTGTGGCTGAACGGATTCCTGCTCGGACGTTACTGGAGCGTGGGGCCGCAGGAGACGCTCTACGCCCCCGCGCCGCTGTGGCGCGCCGGGCGCAACGAGATCGTGGTGCTCGACACCGACGGCCTCGGGGCGACGGTGGAGATCCGGGAGGCGCCGTCCTTCGGGGAGACCGAGGAGTTCATCGGCTCCTGAGCCGCACACGGGCCGCGGGTGGTGACCTTCGGCCAATGTTTGCGCATACTTCGCGCTCGACGCTTGTCTTAAGCCACCGCGTCGCTCTACGGTGATAGCGCAAACATGGGTTTCGATCCATGATCCACCTGCGGCGCATCGGGGCGTCCTTTCCTCCGGCCGTCGCACCGTTCGAGAGGCAAGACGTGTCGACATCTTCCCGACCGCCGCGCACCGCCGTCGCCGTCAGCTCCCTGCTGGCGACGGCCCTCGCGCTCGGCGGAGCGCTCCTCCCCGCGACCGCGGCGCAGGCCGCCGATCTCGTCCCCGTCCCGCACGCGGACTACCGACTGCACGCGGTGTCCAGCGAAGCCGATCCGTATCCGGCGCCGCCTTCGCTCGACGGCACGGCTCTCGGTGCCTTCGACGGCGACTACGCGACGCAGTGGACGTCGAGGTACTCGGCCAACGCCCCTTTCCCGCACTGGATCTCCCTCGATCTGCAGCGGTCCCTCTCGGTGAAGGCGCTGGACTATTCGGTCAAGCGCGGGCAGAGCGTCGCGGCGAAGACCGTCGAGGTGTACGTCACGGACGACGCGGACGCCGCGCGCACCTCGCCGGCCGACGGGGGATGGGGCGCCGCCGCGGCGGCCGCGACGCTGCACGCGCCCACCGCGAACGACGAGAAGCAGCGCATCACTCTGGACACCGCGAAGGACGGCCGGTACGTCGCCCTCCTCATCATCGATGCGCAGGGCACCACGGGCGGCGGCGCCGGCGAGATCCAGGTGCTCTCCGACGAGGAGCTCCCGCCGATCGTGACCGAGCCGGAGACGCCGGAGCAGCCGGAGCCCGGGGACACCGTCGAGATCGCCGCGGGCGGCACCACGGCCACCGTCTCCTCCGCGTTCCCGCAGATCCTCGGCTACCGCGTGGGCGATGAGCGCCTCGGCGGGCAGAAGGGCTCCCCGCGCACCTGGGCGGTCAACGGCACCGCCTATGCGTCGACCACCACCTCCACGGCGACGGCGACCGGCGTCGACTACGTCTCGACCCTGACCGGCATCGACGTCACGGTGCGCAGCAGCATCCGGGTCGCCGCGAACGGCACGGTCGAGTTCGCTGTCACCGGAGTCGACGGCTCCACCGCGGTGAACACCCTGGGGCTCCCCGAGAACGCCTTCCTCTCCGCGACGGCCGCGGACGGCGCCGTCCTCGACCGCACCGTCATCAGCCCGAACAGCACCACGAACGCCGACGAGCACATCGCGGTGGGCGCGACGACGGCCACCGGCACGAAGGGCGCGGCCTTCGCGTTCCTCGGCCACGGGACCCTCGCCGGCAGCGTGATCACGAACGCGACGACGCAGGCCTCCGGCGGCACCGCCTCGTGGAACACCCGGCTCACGACGCGGGTGACCGCGGTCGACGGCCGGACCGCGGAGATCGGCTCGAACACCTGGCTCATCCATCCGACCACCGCCGTCGACAGCCGGGTGACGACCTACGCCCTGCCGAAGGTCACGGTGCTCCTCACCGCCGACCGCAACGGCGACGAGACCGTGGACTGGCAGGACGCCGCGATCCGCTACCGCGAGGTCGATGCCCCGCGCCTCGGTGCCGACCGGGTGGCCGACCGCGTGGTCAGCCGCATCCCGTTCAACTTCGCCTCGAGCGCCACGAACTACTTCGACCTCGTGCTCGACAACACCAAGCGCATCGCGAACCAGACCGACGGCCTCGGGCAGTGGGTGCTCAACAAGGGCTTCGGCAGCGAGGGACACGACTCCGCGAACACCGACTACGGCGGGAACTACAACGAGCGTGCGGGCGGCCTCGCCGACCTCAACCGCCTCGTCGACGAGGGGGCGAAGCTCAACGCCGACATGAGCGTGCACGTCAACGCCACGGAGATCTACCCGCAGGCGGACGCGTTCGACGCGGCGATCCTCGACGGCACCCCGCCCTACAAGCCGGGCTGGAACTGGCTCGACCAGTCGTACTACATCAATCAGCAGACCGACCTCGGCACGGGACGCGTGCTCGACCGCTTCCAGCAGCTGCGGGACGAGGTGCCCGGGCTCAGCGGCGTCTACATCGACGTGTACTACTCCAACGGCTGGGTGGCCGAGGAGCTCGCGGACGAGCTGAACGCCATGGACCTCGAGGTCGCGACCGAGTGGGGCGACAAGTTCGTCGACAGCACGGTCTGGTCGCACTGGCCGAACGACCTCGCCTATGGCGGCAAGGACAACAAGGGCATCAACTCCACCATGGTGCGGTTCATCCAGAACGCGCAGGCGGACGTCTGGAACGACGACGTCCTGCTCGGCCAGCAGCGTCTCGTCGATGCCGAGGGCTGGGTGGGCAACCGCAACTGGGACGGCTTCATCGGCAACATCTGGTCGCAGAGCCTGCCGACGAAGTTCCTGCAGCACTTCGACCTGCAGACGTACGAGGCGGGGGTCGAGGCGACCTTCACCGATGACGTGGCGGTCCGGCTCGACGGCGGCACGCGGGTCGTCACGATGGACGGCGCGACCGTCCTGCGGGGCGACTCCTACCTGCTGCCGTGGCAGTCGCTGGAATCGAGCGCCGAGTCGGGTTCGCCCGTCGACGCGGACAAGATGTACTTCTTCACGGCCTCCGGCGGCGAGAAGACGTTCGGTCTCACGGACGGCTTCCGCGGGAACACGACTTTCGACGTGTTCGCGCTCGGCGACCAGGGCCGCGAGAAGGTGCGCACCGTCACCGCGGTCGACGGGAAGCTGACGCTGTCCGGTGAGAAGGGGACGGCCTACGTCGTCGTGCCCCAGGGCGGGGCGCAGCGGGCGCCGATTGAGTATCACGACGCGGGCCTGACCGATCCCGGGTTCAACTCGGGCGCGCTCGACGGGTGGAACCCCCGGGGCGACGTGACCATCGAGCGCACGGACCTCGGGGCGGCGAAGAACGCCTCGCGGGGCGACAACATCGCGGTGTTCGGCTCGTCCGCCTCCGCGATCTCGCAGACCGTCACCGGCCTCACCCCCGGGGAGCGCTACGCGTTCTCCGCGCAGGTGCAGATCGATCCGACGGCCACGCGGGACGTGAGCCTCGCGGTCGACACCGGGGGCGGCGTCGTGAGCCGCACCTGGAACCTCTCCCCGACGTACAACTACATGCGCGCCGACTCCAAGGCCGGACAGTACTACCAGCGCGGATCGGTGTCGTTCGTCGCCCCGGCCTCCGGCGAGGTGACCGTCTCGGTCTCGGCGGTCGCCGGCGACGCGACGGTACGGATCGACAACGCCAGGGTGATGGCGGATACGACGGCCCCCGCCGCGTCCGGCACCGTGTACTCGAACGACTTCGAGGGCAATCAGCCCGGCTGGGGCCCGTTCGTGAAGGGCGACGCCAACGGCATCGACGACCCGCGCACGAGCATCTCGCGGCGGCACGACCCGTACACGACGAGCGACTGGCGCAACACGGCCAAGCCGTTCGACAGCGGAGCGCTCGCGGGGCTGGCGGTGGACACCACTCTCACCGGCGAGCACTCGCTGATGTCCCACTCCGAGAACTCCGGCGTCGTCTACCGGACCGACCCCACGCTGGTGCCGCTGCAGGCCGGGCACACCTATCGCATCGGGTTCGACTACCAGGCCGGTGCGAGCGGGGCCTACCGCTGGCTGACCGGCACCGACGCCGTGCTCGGCGGGGAGATCTCCTCGACGACCCTGCGTCGCACCCCCGTCGTGCAGGCCCTGGAGACCACCGCGTTCCAGGAGGACGTGATCGTGGGGTGCGGCGACTACACATGGGTCGGTCTGGAGCGCGTCGGCGGCCCGGACGTCGACTTCGTCCTCGACGACTTCACGGTCACCGACCTCGGTCCGACGGAGGGTGGCACCCCGTGCGCCACGGTCTCCGGCGAGGCCGTGACCCTGAGCCCGGGGGCGCAGACACCCTTCACCACGACCTTCACCAACAGCGAGGACATCCTGGCGGAGAACGTCGGTGTGCAGCTCGACCTCCCGGAGGGCTACACCGTCGAGGTCGCAGACGGGTCGTCGAACCTGTTCGCGAAGGTCGCCCCCGGCGAGAGCGTGACGACGGACTGGCTGCTGACGGCACCGGCGTCGGCCGCGGGCTCTCCGGTGAGCATCGGCATCGCAGCCACCTACCTCGTCGACTGCGACGTGCGGACCGTGCAGACCGCGCAGGAGGCGGCTGTCGCCTCCCGTGCCCGCATCCCGAACGCGCAGATCACCGCGACCGCGAGCTCCGAGGAGACCGCTGGTGAGGACGGCGAGGCGGCGAACATGCTCGACGGCAACGCCGGGACGTTCTGGCACAGCCGCTGGAGCAGCGACGCCCCCGGGTATCCGCACGTGCTCACGTTCGATCTCGGGGCGGCGGAGACGGTCGACGGCATCTCCTATCTGCGGCGCGGCGCGAACCAGAACGGCCCCATCAAGGGCTTCCAGGTCGCGGTCTCCGCCGACGGGCAGACCTTCACCGACGTCGCGGCGGGTGAGTGGAAGAACGTCGCGGAGTGGCAGGATGTCGACTTCGACGCGACCACGGCGCGATACGTGCGGGTGACGGCGACCTCGTCGATCTCGGGCACGCCGTTCGCGGCCGTGGCGGAGATGGCGGTGTACGGCACCACCGTCCCGCAGGCGGGGCACGCCCCGGAGAAGCGGCCCGAGGACGACCTCGGGGCCTGTGCTGCGGAGACCGATCCGGCGTTGACGCTCGGCGCGGATTCCGTGCGGGCGGGGGAGACGGTCGAGGCCGTGCTCTCGGGCTTCGCGCCCGACGGCGTCGTCTCGTTCTGGCTCGACGGCGTGCGGCTCGCGGACGCGACGGTCGATGCGCGCGGCGCGCTGACCACCCGCGTGCTCATCCCCGCGGATGCGACGGTCGGGAAGCACCGCTTCCTCGTCAAGGACGCCTCCGGCGCGGAGGTGGCCGGCGCCGCCCTCACAGTCAAGAAGGCGAAGCCTGCGAAGAAAGCCGTCCTCACCCCGTCGGTCGGCACCGCGGCGGCAGGAGACTCCCTCCGCGTGCAGCTCCGCGGCTTCGACCCCGAGGCGGTCGTGCAGCTCTGGCTCCACTCGGAGCCGGTCCGCGTGGGGGAGGTGACGATCGCCGCCGACGGCAGCGCGGTCGCGACCGTCCTCATCCCGGCGGGCACGCC includes:
- a CDS encoding endo-alpha-N-acetylgalactosaminidase family protein; protein product: MSTSSRPPRTAVAVSSLLATALALGGALLPATAAQAADLVPVPHADYRLHAVSSEADPYPAPPSLDGTALGAFDGDYATQWTSRYSANAPFPHWISLDLQRSLSVKALDYSVKRGQSVAAKTVEVYVTDDADAARTSPADGGWGAAAAAATLHAPTANDEKQRITLDTAKDGRYVALLIIDAQGTTGGGAGEIQVLSDEELPPIVTEPETPEQPEPGDTVEIAAGGTTATVSSAFPQILGYRVGDERLGGQKGSPRTWAVNGTAYASTTTSTATATGVDYVSTLTGIDVTVRSSIRVAANGTVEFAVTGVDGSTAVNTLGLPENAFLSATAADGAVLDRTVISPNSTTNADEHIAVGATTATGTKGAAFAFLGHGTLAGSVITNATTQASGGTASWNTRLTTRVTAVDGRTAEIGSNTWLIHPTTAVDSRVTTYALPKVTVLLTADRNGDETVDWQDAAIRYREVDAPRLGADRVADRVVSRIPFNFASSATNYFDLVLDNTKRIANQTDGLGQWVLNKGFGSEGHDSANTDYGGNYNERAGGLADLNRLVDEGAKLNADMSVHVNATEIYPQADAFDAAILDGTPPYKPGWNWLDQSYYINQQTDLGTGRVLDRFQQLRDEVPGLSGVYIDVYYSNGWVAEELADELNAMDLEVATEWGDKFVDSTVWSHWPNDLAYGGKDNKGINSTMVRFIQNAQADVWNDDVLLGQQRLVDAEGWVGNRNWDGFIGNIWSQSLPTKFLQHFDLQTYEAGVEATFTDDVAVRLDGGTRVVTMDGATVLRGDSYLLPWQSLESSAESGSPVDADKMYFFTASGGEKTFGLTDGFRGNTTFDVFALGDQGREKVRTVTAVDGKLTLSGEKGTAYVVVPQGGAQRAPIEYHDAGLTDPGFNSGALDGWNPRGDVTIERTDLGAAKNASRGDNIAVFGSSASAISQTVTGLTPGERYAFSAQVQIDPTATRDVSLAVDTGGGVVSRTWNLSPTYNYMRADSKAGQYYQRGSVSFVAPASGEVTVSVSAVAGDATVRIDNARVMADTTAPAASGTVYSNDFEGNQPGWGPFVKGDANGIDDPRTSISRRHDPYTTSDWRNTAKPFDSGALAGLAVDTTLTGEHSLMSHSENSGVVYRTDPTLVPLQAGHTYRIGFDYQAGASGAYRWLTGTDAVLGGEISSTTLRRTPVVQALETTAFQEDVIVGCGDYTWVGLERVGGPDVDFVLDDFTVTDLGPTEGGTPCATVSGEAVTLSPGAQTPFTTTFTNSEDILAENVGVQLDLPEGYTVEVADGSSNLFAKVAPGESVTTDWLLTAPASAAGSPVSIGIAATYLVDCDVRTVQTAQEAAVASRARIPNAQITATASSEETAGEDGEAANMLDGNAGTFWHSRWSSDAPGYPHVLTFDLGAAETVDGISYLRRGANQNGPIKGFQVAVSADGQTFTDVAAGEWKNVAEWQDVDFDATTARYVRVTATSSISGTPFAAVAEMAVYGTTVPQAGHAPEKRPEDDLGACAAETDPALTLGADSVRAGETVEAVLSGFAPDGVVSFWLDGVRLADATVDARGALTTRVLIPADATVGKHRFLVKDASGAEVAGAALTVKKAKPAKKAVLTPSVGTAAAGDSLRVQLRGFDPEAVVQLWLHSEPVRVGEVTIAADGSAVATVLIPAGTPAGAHALVATDAEGAELARADLAVTAAATAAGGALATTGAEGMTWLAVAVGALALSALGAGLWRRRRS